Below is a window of Malania oleifera isolate guangnan ecotype guangnan chromosome 1, ASM2987363v1, whole genome shotgun sequence DNA.
TGAGACCCATGAATGTAGCATGAGTGTTGGGGTTACTCATGAGCTTCCTCCCTACTGTGAATAGAATGAACCTGGCCCTGGTTTTCCTTGCAGTTCTAGCATGTAGTACCTCAACTTCTTCTTTTGGCTGTGCTTCTTGTGGTGCCTCTACCTCCCCTGAGCCCAAAAAAGCAACACTATGGATTTTGAATGAtgcaaaatttaatataaaaatcgAAGACATATAATGTGCAAGCTATTATGTCATGCATTAATATCCACCATTCATTTGAGAATGTAGCTGATTATGCACCCGACATAGACATTCTCACGATCACTGTTTCTAATCAAATTCTACAATGAGGACTCCAAACGCATGACAACATTAACATTTTCAATGTCAAAACTaataaattatattgaaattttttaatgTGCTGTATACTTCACCCCTGCAAGGCATAAAACAATCCTGCATCCCCCACTAATGACAGCCAGCTGGATGTGCACAAACACGCACATATATCTGAAATTTATAATTAGTGGCTGTGCGAGATTTTTTAATAGCTTACCTGCGGGTTCTAATGGTGGTGCCACAGAGGCTGCCTTGGTTGCATTGAGCTCGAACACTAACAGCAGTAGATTGTACCAAACCATGCTTTGCAAGACAACAATCTGGGCAAGGAGCACAGCTGCTTCATCCCCGTACATGGCTTTCAATAGTGGGATTCCCAGGATCAAAGTGTTGGGCATTGTTGAGAGAGACAGTCCTGTTATGATCCAACTAAACTTTCCTTTGGGACTAAGTTTGGTAATAAGTGCCAATACGCAAAAGGCGAGTAGTTTCTGGAGGGCATCAGAGAATATGAGTTTCAGGTTCATCTTGTAGGGATTGTTTGAGGAGATCACTTGGAATGACAGTAATGGGATTGAGAATTTTGCCACAAACTTGTTAATCCCTGAGCATTGATCTGGTGTGAAGAGCTTCCATCTTTTTACAGAGATGTAGGCCAAGATCATGGCAGTGTATAATGGGACAGTAGCTGCCACCACATGGTAAACATCAGCCAGGGAAATCATGGTGGGCTATTGGTCAAAAGGATGGTTAATTGATATCTAAtgcatttttgtttcttttatgaACTCTTGTTGATTAAACTCATATATATGCTTTCTTGGTTGTGTTGATAGATTATGAAAGGGAAAGGGTGGATTGTCTGTTTTGTTGAAAGCTTCCTGAAAAGTTTCCTTAATACCCAAAATGACCTTAcctctatttttctctctcttcagTTTTAGGGCGCAGATATGATGATTGTCTTTTTTTCCTCTTTATGTATATTGTGTAGGCATCTTTGCTTTAAAAAATGTcactatacacattcatataatGTAGATCAATTGTCTgcttatatgtatatgtgtgtatatatatacacacacacacataaggttGTCTTTTTTTCCTCTTATGTATATCGTTTCAGCATCTTTGCTTTAAAATGTcactatacacattcatataatGTAGATCAAATTGTCTGCTTATATATATACTTCTGCTTGGGCTGTCAACTATAAAAAATGGATATGATTATCATAAAATAGTAAGGAATTGTTTATTAGAAACTTAATGGAAAGTTAGGGCATTTTTGTCAGCATGCGTTAAAAGGTCGATTCCAGTTTTCTTGTGGCAATCTTCTGTTGCTTTGGTTCTTTTGGCAAAGAAGAGCTATAGACCTACGCAGAAGTCTAAATTTTAGCTTTAAATTCCAAAAACGTAATCTTAAAGagacagttttatatatatatatatatatatatatatatatatattcctataaATTTGATTTTAAGTTCAGTAACAAGTGAATAATGGTAGTTTTGTCATTTAATCTGCATCACTATACATTTTGTTAGATATTCTGACtgccccatttttttttttctttttttctttttttttttctgaaaaagaATAAAGTGTAAGTGACCAATATGTCTCCCCT
It encodes the following:
- the LOC131151989 gene encoding probable auxin efflux carrier component 8, whose amino-acid sequence is MISLADVYHVVAATVPLYTAMILAYISVKRWKLFTPDQCSGINKFVAKFSIPLLSFQVISSNNPYKMNLKLIFSDALQKLLAFCVLALITKLSPKGKFSWIITGLSLSTMPNTLILGIPLLKAMYGDEAAVLLAQIVVLQSMVWYNLLLLVFELNATKAASVAPPLEPAGEVEAPQEAQPKEEVEVLHARTARKTRARFILFTVGRKLMSNPNTHATFMGLIWASIHFRWGVKMPMIVGDSISILAKGGLGMAMFSLGLFMASRASIIACGARLAVLAMGMKFFMGPALMAVPSVAIGLRGTLLRVAIVQAALPQGIVPFVFAREYDVDPDMLSTGVIFGILISLPIALGYYFLLAL